One segment of Gordonia terrae DNA contains the following:
- a CDS encoding TrmH family RNA methyltransferase, translating to MTEILSERSSRVVSYAKLHRSAERREQGRFLAEGANAVASALAVGRIEVLLVAEDEQPRHRELVDAATAAGVPVSVITARAASKLGETSTPAGIFAICPLLDVSLEAVLTEAPRLLAIAVEAREPGNAGTLIRCADAMGADAVVLLGDAVDPHNGKCVRASAGSVFTVPVVRERSVDDALDAIRATGITLLATAADGEVDLDSAADVLSGRVAWLFGNEAHGLPADVQRSADHRVSIPIRGRAESLNVAAAAAICLYESARVHGAAGRV from the coding sequence ATGACGGAGATCCTGTCCGAGCGATCCTCGCGGGTCGTGTCGTATGCGAAGCTGCATCGCTCCGCCGAGCGGCGCGAGCAGGGCCGATTCCTCGCCGAAGGGGCGAACGCCGTCGCGTCGGCGCTCGCCGTCGGACGGATCGAGGTGCTCCTGGTCGCCGAAGACGAGCAGCCACGCCACCGCGAACTGGTCGACGCCGCGACGGCGGCGGGCGTCCCGGTGTCGGTGATCACGGCCCGCGCCGCGTCGAAACTCGGTGAGACCTCTACGCCCGCAGGAATCTTCGCGATCTGCCCGCTCCTCGACGTGTCGCTCGAGGCAGTCCTCACCGAGGCGCCGCGGCTTCTCGCCATCGCCGTCGAGGCGCGTGAACCCGGAAACGCGGGCACGCTGATCCGGTGTGCGGATGCGATGGGCGCGGACGCCGTCGTCCTGCTCGGCGACGCCGTCGACCCGCACAACGGCAAGTGTGTCCGGGCGAGCGCGGGGAGCGTGTTCACGGTGCCCGTGGTGCGCGAGCGTTCCGTCGACGACGCGCTCGACGCCATCCGCGCCACCGGCATCACGCTGCTGGCGACGGCGGCCGACGGCGAGGTCGACCTGGACTCCGCGGCCGATGTGCTCTCCGGCCGGGTCGCCTGGCTGTTCGGCAACGAGGCACATGGGTTGCCGGCCGACGTGCAGCGTTCGGCGGACCACCGTGTGTCCATTCCGATCCGCGGACGCGCGGAGAGCCTGAATGTCGCTGCCGCGGCGGCCATCTGTCTGTACGAGAGCGCGCGTGTCCACGGCGCGGCGGGTCGAGTCTGA
- the rplT gene encoding 50S ribosomal protein L20, with the protein MARVKRAVNAQKKRRSTLEASKGYRGQRSRLYRKAKEQQLHSLTYAYRDRRARKGEFRKLWISRINAAARANDITYNRLIQGLKAAGVEVDRKVLADIAVTDPEAFTGLVEVARKALPADVNAPAA; encoded by the coding sequence ATGGCACGCGTGAAAAGGGCCGTCAACGCCCAGAAGAAGCGTCGGTCCACCCTCGAGGCCTCCAAGGGCTACCGCGGACAGCGGTCGCGCCTGTACCGCAAGGCGAAGGAGCAGCAGCTCCACTCGCTGACCTACGCCTACCGCGACCGTCGCGCGCGCAAGGGTGAATTCCGCAAGCTGTGGATCTCGCGTATCAACGCCGCGGCCCGCGCCAACGACATCACCTACAACCGACTCATCCAGGGCCTCAAGGCCGCTGGTGTCGAGGTCGACCGCAAGGTTCTCGCGGACATCGCCGTCACCGATCCCGAGGCCTTCACCGGTCTCGTCGAGGTCGCCCGCAAGGCGCTGCCGGCCGACGTCAACGCCCCGGCTGCCTGA
- the rpmI gene encoding 50S ribosomal protein L35 has protein sequence MPKSKTHKGTAKRFKVTGSGKIVRQKANRRHLLEHKSSKRTRRLDGTTVVSENDAPRIKRLLNR, from the coding sequence ATGCCGAAGAGCAAGACCCACAAGGGCACCGCGAAGCGCTTCAAGGTGACCGGCAGCGGGAAGATCGTGCGCCAGAAGGCCAACCGTCGCCACCTGCTCGAGCACAAGTCGTCCAAGCGCACTCGCCGTCTCGACGGCACCACCGTCGTCAGCGAGAACGACGCCCCGCGCATCAAGCGACTGCTCAACCGCTGA
- the infC gene encoding translation initiation factor IF-3 has protein sequence MRPSPRRDGYHCRIEQGGPISTETRINERIRVPEVRLVGPNSEQVGIVRVEDALRLAYEADLDLVEVAPDARPPVCKIMDYGKFKYEAAQKQRESRRNQQMTVIKEQKLRPKIDDHDYETKKGHVIRFLEAGSKVKVTIMFRGREQSRPELGYRLLQRLGNDVADYGFVETSAKQDGRNMTMVLAPHKGAKTRQKAQESRERSGGPKAAPEEN, from the coding sequence ATACGTCCCTCGCCACGACGCGACGGTTACCACTGCAGGATTGAACAAGGAGGCCCCATCAGCACTGAGACCCGCATCAACGAGCGCATCCGCGTCCCTGAGGTCCGACTCGTCGGACCCAACTCGGAGCAGGTGGGCATCGTGCGTGTTGAAGATGCGCTTCGCTTGGCATACGAGGCCGACCTCGACCTGGTCGAGGTGGCTCCGGACGCCCGTCCGCCGGTCTGCAAGATCATGGACTACGGCAAGTTCAAGTACGAGGCAGCCCAGAAGCAGCGCGAATCGCGTCGTAATCAGCAGATGACCGTCATCAAGGAGCAGAAGCTCCGGCCCAAGATCGACGACCACGATTACGAGACCAAGAAGGGTCACGTCATCCGGTTCCTCGAGGCGGGTTCCAAGGTGAAGGTCACCATCATGTTCCGCGGCCGCGAACAGTCCCGTCCCGAGCTCGGCTACCGCCTGTTGCAGCGGCTGGGCAACGACGTCGCCGACTACGGCTTCGTCGAGACGTCGGCCAAGCAGGACGGTCGCAACATGACCATGGTCCTCGCCCCGCACAAGGGTGCGAAGACCCGCCAGAAGGCGCAAGAGAGCCGCGAACGTTCCGGTGGCCCGAAGGCCGCCCCAGAAGAGAACTGA
- a CDS encoding DUF1844 domain-containing protein, with protein sequence MAENSYSSPAPLPPEGATDGGAGTGAPADTDLDNVRDLGDIPAIEVITRSIVLLMSAAAEKLGLAEGTPAERIDLPEARTLITALAGIVDASKADLGIHAAPIRDGLKSLQLAFREASAYPDEPGEGPGEKYTGPVRAPRK encoded by the coding sequence ATGGCCGAGAACTCCTATTCGTCACCTGCACCGTTACCCCCGGAGGGTGCGACGGACGGCGGCGCCGGAACGGGAGCTCCGGCGGACACCGATCTCGACAACGTCCGTGACCTGGGCGATATTCCGGCGATCGAGGTCATCACCCGGTCCATCGTTCTGCTGATGAGTGCGGCGGCCGAGAAGCTCGGGCTTGCCGAGGGCACACCCGCGGAACGCATCGACCTGCCCGAGGCGCGCACCCTGATCACCGCCCTGGCCGGCATCGTCGACGCGTCGAAAGCGGATCTCGGCATCCATGCGGCACCGATCCGTGACGGCCTGAAGAGTCTGCAGCTGGCGTTCCGCGAGGCCAGTGCATACCCGGACGAGCCCGGCGAGGGCCCGGGCGAGAAATACACCGGTCCGGTTCGCGCGCCCCGGAAGTAG